The genomic segment TTTGCCCTGGACCAAGTCCAAGAACCTAgcctccaaacggtcccatgcctcagccgggaagtacttgtggttgaactccacttcaaagtcagcaAAGCGCTCAATGGTCCATTGGTGCGTTTGTCCAAGGCtatccaccagttgtgtgcatcagCCTCCAGGAAATGCACAGCaatgtctctttggtactcctcagggcaccgggTTGACTTGAAGTTTCTCACCAACCGGGTCTCTCCACTCATCAGCCTCCATAGGAtcaacacttccagcaaagtgctttgtccctaggcgGGTGATGTGCTCTAGGACTTTCAGATAGTCCACTTTCTTAGCTGATCCAGATGGTGGATCCAGCTCAATCACCTCAGCTACTGGTAACACTCGTCCACCAGCTCCACCATTTCCACCAGCTCCCACTTGAGCTTGTGTGGCTTGTCCAACGGATGAGTTTACCACTGGGGTGAGCACCTGAGTCATGGCtaccatctgactacccattagCCTAATGGCAGCCAATATCTCCTGCATGGAAGGCTCAGCCGCCTGATCACCCGGACCAGTCCTCCCATCAGTCCTGATGTTTGGATCAACCCGGTGACCAATCTCTGAAGACTCAGCCTCTCCATCCGGATCATCCTGGTGCTGCCCAGCAGCTGCACCTAACTGACTTCCAGCTCCCTCGAGCTGCCTCACGGTCTCATTCAGCTGCTCATCCGCACCGTCCGGCTGAACCTCAGCCTGATTAACTTGGACTTCAGTCAGGACGGTGTCTCCGGTCCGACCCATGGGGTGGAACCATTAACTCCACATTTGGGTTAGGCACTGATGCATTCTCAGCACCAGACACCCCAGCCCCATCCTTAGCTTTCCGAGACCGCTTCCTTGTTCCCTTTGGCACATCAAAACCAAACGCaaaccaaatgttagtcttgatataaacacaaaccaaacttTCTAAACCTCAAACACATAGACAtaagcaaataaaaacatacCACAACATGTCAAGAGActcagccggatgtgtgatgacctgccccctaacccaacagcctagaatcaagcatgctctgataccaacttgtaagacccgaacctggatcccatgatccaaccagtccaagtacttacctagatgtctaagtgtaattcagccggttataGTCCAAtaatttctaagtcattttcaattcATTTGAGGTTTATATTTAACAAGTACAATGCGGAAGcataaaagaaatatcatcttatatatatatgtcaatgtgatccatacaaatcattcaatccacacaagttgcacaataggctatcataagttcatctaaactagacacacatcacacatccttccacggccaagtcttcaagactcctttgctttaccacgatcactgcttgttcctgaaaccaaaccacaacacatgaatatacatatgatccgatatcctaacatcaaactaatcagtacatggttccggaccctagatcacatctaagTCCCATTTCTGATCATCCTAATTACTCGGccaaaaactctaaactatacatgataattcatgataaatccaaactaaaagATAGGTCCAATTGGATtctcagaaccggcctcagtcATCTAGActttgaccatgaaccgccaaccggccaaacTGGACCAACCCTTAATACATGTTATAATTCgaatctatcactttgataattccttataaatcccaattaagagattacaatcgccaAACCCCAATGGTTCCCTtggaaccatgagatcggaccatacctccccaaccaaggccgcggagagattacactgatcaATCCGTGCCTTGGGGGTTTGTCCGCGGGTTTCAACCCTCAGACCATATCAGAAAATAGTAGGGAAGAGATTGATAAAGTGAAAggaagaaacggatgcaaccaacacatcatggttcaaccggccagaccatttAAACCACGGTCTTGCGCGGttaccatccggagtgcatcagtACCTTTGGCGTacgttcctctgcgcctccatccttctctgtctccttcctcttgtccttgTCACTCGGCCCGCCTGCCATGTTCTTATCTGAACCTTTCCACCGATTAAAACTCACCGGAACGCCACACGGATCACTCCCCACCGCccggtctcttctctctttctctctggtagaattttggcagaggtttgcttAGTTGTTTTCGTGATCTAAATTgatgaacaatgactcctatttataggaaatgtcatcgacAGGCGGTTGGGACAAACGTTACACGGTTTGGGCGAGAAGGCGCCAACCGCTCCCTTTGCATCCCTTCGGCCAAACCGCTACCCAACTGCTCCTTTGATCGATGTTCAGCTCCCCAACACTCCTCCAGGTgcctagctcacttgccaagctccatggtctcacctgaccatgTCACCACCGAACCGGACCCATAACCACTCACGGTCCGGTACAACCGTTCATGAGCCGAaacactccgtccagctgaggtgagctggtcactagcttccccagctgagtgaggacctgccagctactggagctgtcctagacttgtctgagctactgtgagcttgcctcactccattcctagctgcccgagctaccaaacctctacggccagctaccaaaaacacttgtccagctcctttgagcttacctttccttcattctggttaagtctcagcttcctgatgcacttaaccccatttatggaccatgatacgcttgccttaaggtctcatgacctggctggtgcttgtcctcgcaccatggcccaTCCGGATGGCTTATCTAGAACTTGGGGACATGACaacgccccttgaggaatgtatattgtgatgttgtcttaggaatccaagaccctggacaaagggcggatcataactgaactaactcatccatgtggatgatggttagatgctgttcattggatagtgatcaatgatggatcatggtttggtgttgggtttgatcatggtgtgaaccatgagtccgacccactgatgagacacatgggagtcctagagacagaggaccatgtggagtgtaaggtccaattcgtttgggatccaacagcaagcaaaagagaggagtaaggctagtacttgttggtatggaccacaagtattgtgctggtgtgtttatacaaggaaggctgtgtgtgatctgatcatgggcaaggatggacgacctgatccatggatgatggatcaaggtgtctgatctgattgatcaaaggatgcaccagtggtaagagcaacactaatcaggttcagtgggacatagttccatggccggttaggtatgtgtgaagactcatcagttctgagtcatgtggggtggttggttgattgactcaggaactggtgggcattattaatcctattatatgttgatcagacgtggaggtactgaacatggagtggccggtgcagagaaatctctccatggccttggttgggcaggtaagtggagatctgatagttccggaaggaattgttaggatccgacttcaaatatctcttaatgggtatttatcatgaattatcatggtgaaagattagttttatctcattgatttagaggtggtcagttatggccatatgggctgttcatgggcgagatcagtatgatcgaggccagttctgagaaatctgacttgaccattctcttagttatgaattattgTGAAAACTTGAGTGTTCTGGTTGAGGTTTTCACGATTTGATCTAGCTAGAGAGGTGTGTTTGCCGTgtggctttagagagagagaggctgtgTAAATCGTGTGTGTTATTAAGATGAAACCCTAGAGCCTTTATATATAAGCTTCTAGGTCGGTTTACTAAAAAGGAATAGATCGGGCCTAATGATAATGGACATACCCATCTCATTAGTCGAttatcctgaaacataataaAGTAAAACCTAAGATAAACATGAGAAGATAAAACCAAGTAAAATAGATAAGTATGATTTGGTTTAAGGCTGGTCTAACCAAACCATGTCAATCTCGGATATGGGCATTCCAAACCAGCCGgttttcaacactccccctgaaTGCCATATCcatctagagtttgtaatgcgtttggtatactgcctcattaaaaccttactaagtaaaacccagtgggacaaaaccatagtgaaggaaaaagagtacagccgcattactccccctgatgTAATCATCCCTGAAGATCCTTCAGAGAACGCATACCAATCTGATGCATGAGCCTCTTGAGTGTGCAagttggtaatgccttagtgaagaggtcggctgagttctcgctggacTTGACTTgtagtaccttgacctctccttctttctgtaAGTCGTGGGTGAaaaagaacttggggagaacatgcttagtcttatcacccttgatgtatccatccttgagctgagctatgcaggctgCGTTGTCTTCATAAAGGATGGTCGGATCATCCTTGCCTTCTGTGATTCCACATGCTGCTCGGACATGATGTGTCATaagtctcaaccagacacactccctgcttgcttcatggattgcCAAAATCTCCGAGTGGTTGGATGATGTTGCTGCTATTGTCTGCTTGACTGACCTCCATGAAATGGCAGTACCTCCGTAGGTGAAAACATAGCCTGTTTGAGACTTGGCACAATGTGGATCAGATAaataacctgcatcagcaaaaccaatcaaatcttctttgttttggttagcatAAAATAATCCCACATCCTTGGTTCCTTGTAGATatctcaggatgtgtttgatcccGTCCCAATGCCTCCTGGTCGGACAGGAGCTGTATCTGGACAGTAGACTTACAGCAAAGCATATGTCCGGCCTGGTATGAGTAGTTAAATacatcaaggcgccaatggcaCTGAGGTAAGGGAACTCGGGACCTAggacttcttcatcttctcccttTGGCCGGAATGGATCAGTCTCAAGGCCAAGGGATCTTACAACCATAGGACTGCTTAATGGATGACACTTATCCATACTAAATCTTTTAAGAACCTTCTCTGTATAGGtcttttgatgcacaaggattccatccTTTAGATGTTCAATCTGTAGTCCTAGACAAAATTTTGTccttcccaaatctttcatttcaaattctttcttgagatactctACGGTTTGAGAAATTTCTTTGGTTGTTCCGAGTATGTTCaggtcatcaacatacacagcTATTATCACATAGCCTTTGTCCGATTTCTTAATGAATATACATGGGCATATCTGATCATTCTTATAGCCTTCCTTTAGTAAGTACTCACTCAATCTATTGTACCACATTCGACctgattgtttcaatccatataATGCTTTATCTAACTTTATGCAGTGTTGTTCTCGAGAACCTTTAGCATTCTTAGGTAATTCAATACCTTCTGGTACTCTCATGTATATATCATTGTCCAGTGGTCCATAAAGATATGCGGTTACTACATCCATTAACCGTAAATCCAAATTTTCTCTTATGGCCAGAGCTATCAGGAATCTAAatgttgttgcatccaccacgggagaataagtctcctcataatcgattcctggtctctgtgagaatccttgtgcaacgAGTCGAGCCTTATATCTCACGACTTCTCCATTCTCAtttctcttcctcacaaagACCCATTTGTACCCCACTGGTTTTATATCATTTGGTGTTCGGATTATAGGACCGAAGACACCTCTCTTCTTAAAAGAGTTtaactccacgtttatggcttctttccatttatGCCAATCTTTTCTCTGCATGCATTCATATATGGACgtgggttctagatcctcatCATCTCCTATGATCTCAAGTGCTACCTTGTATGCAAAAATATCATCCATGTCGACATGCTTTCTGTTCCATTGTTTTCCAGACATGATATAGTTAGTAGAGATCTCTTCATTGTCCGGAGGTTCAGAACCCTGAGTCTTAGCGTCCCAAGCCTCACTAGGTCCCTTACCGGCCGTACCAATGGTCATGTCCGCGGATACTGGTACGTCCGGATCATGTCCGGGCGTTGGTTCGCCCATGTCCCGGAGCCTTGGGACGGATGGCTCAACCACTTCGACCAGATCCTTCTCCCCCTCAACCACGGCTTGTTTAGCACTCTTTTTACTTATACGAGGGTTTTTATCCttggaaccaattggtctaccacgtttcATACGTGgcttagactctgtagcaacttggttttGTCCCTTTTGGACTTCAATTCTTATTGGTGCATTTGCTGCTGGTATATATGACTTGGTCATTCTATTTGGGTCAGTAAAGGAATCAGGCAATTTATTAGCTAGCTCTTGTAGATGTATAATCTTTTGAACCTCAAGATCACATGCTTGAGttcgaggatcttgccatgatgcttgggatgtatgattccatgttatttcttttaccagcttattattattttctcctAATGTTGGATATTCAGATTCCACAAAGTGACAATCCGCAAACCTGGCCTTAAATAAATCACCCGTGGTTGGCTcaaggtattttataattgaaggagactcatatccaacatatattcccatcctTCTCTGAGCTCCCATCTTTGTTCTCTGTGGTGGAGCTATTGGATAGTAAACAGCACATCCAAATGTTTTAAGATGGGAGATGTCTGGCTCTCGACCCAATAGGAGTTGGGATggtgaatatctatgctcactagaTGGTCTGATGCGTACTAATTCTGCAGCATGCAATActgcatgtccccaagctgTGGTCGGCAGATTACTTTTCATGAGTAAGGGTCTAGCTATCATCTGAATCCTTTTAATAAAAGACTCGGCTAGACCATTCTGTGTATGGACATGTGCAACGGAGTGTTCAACTgtcacccccatggacatacagtaTTCATAAAAAGCTTGGGAAGTAAactcaccagcattatcaagacgtatagtctttaAAGGAAAGTCTGGAAAGTGTGCTCTTAATCTTATGATCTGAGCCAGCAACCTAGCCAAGGCTAGATTCCGAGTAGACAATAAACATACATGGGACCATCTTGTGGACGCATCAATGAGTACCATGAAGTACCTAAATGTCCCACTAGGTGGGTGTATTGGTCCACAAATGTCACcttgtattctttccagaaaaCCTATGGTTTCCTTAGTCACTTTAATTGCTGATGGTCGGATTTGGAGTTTCCCTTGTGCACAAGGCACACACGTATGGACTTTAGGGATAACTCGCCTGCCCTTCAGGCTGTGGCCATTAGAATTTTGAATGAGTTTACGCATCATAGATGTCCCGGGATGCCCTAACCGGTCATgccacaaattaaaattttcttttatatctttGCTTATCATAGCATTAGTTTCTGCTACACTGACCTTGGCATAGTAAAGGCCAGTAGCTATAGCTGGTATAGTTTCCAAGACCCTTTTGTGATCCTGGCCGAGTTCATATATATTCAAGAACTCTTTGGCTCCTTCTCCAACAGTCTCAATGTGAAGACCATTCTTTCGAATGTCTTTAAAGCTCAACAGGCTTTTATTAGAATCTGGAGAATACAATGCTTCATCTATTTCTAGATGTGTCCCTTTTGGTAACAATATGTAAGCTTGGCCGTGGCCCTTTATCAATGATGATATACCAGCTATTGTGTTAACATTTGCATCTTTCATTGTTAGATCAATAAAGAATTTCTTATCCTTTAAAATTGTGTGGCTTGATCCACTGTCGACCACAAGTGTATCCATACTTCTTTTattctaaacaataaaatataatctgaatcattcatattattataaaataaaataaaacaaagttcaatcataaaatcataaaacataaaatgcaaagatcttaaaaataaaataaaagcctAAAACACCAAAGCATTCAAACACAAATCGTTTGATGCATCTTTTTAATCAACTTGGTCATTTTTCAGAATGTCTGAAGTCTCATATTCCATGAGATCATCCTTGTCATGATCAAAGTCATCCTCGCCATCCTTGTATACCATGTGAGCCTCCGGGTTCTTGCCTTTGATGCTCTCTTGGTAGAGATCAACCAGGTGTTTTGGGGTTCGGCAGTTCTTTGCCCAATGGTTAGATACTCCGCACCTATGACACACTGAGTTTCCTGTATTCTGTGGTCGAGTAGTCGACCCATTGCCTCTGCCTCTACCACGCCCATTGCTGGACTGGTTTGGGCGCTCATAAGGGTTGTAACGCCCTCTCCCATAGCCACCACGTCCACGTCCTCGCCACTGACCTCCACGGCCGCGACCTCTTCCAAATGAGGAACCGCGACCCCTTTGGTCATATTGGACATGGTTAGCTTCGGAGTTGTTCTTACCTTCTTTTGAGGCATGATGTGCATCAGGAACAGGTTTGGTTCCGGGTGGTCTCAGGTCATTATTCTTCATAAGCAACTCATTATTCTGTTCAGCAAGCAATAGGCAGGCTATGAGAGCACTGTAGGTCTTGAAACCTTTCTGCCTATATTGTTGCTGGAGCAACATGTTGCTTGATGACATTGTCTGATAAGTCTTTTCCAGTAGCTGCTTATCAGTTATTTTCTCGCCACATAGTCTCATCTTTGAGACTATCCTGAACAAGGCTGAGTTATATTCATTCACAGACTTAAAGTCTTGAATCCTGAGATGAGTCCATTCATACATGG from the Raphanus sativus cultivar WK10039 unplaced genomic scaffold, ASM80110v3 Scaffold2391, whole genome shotgun sequence genome contains:
- the LOC130505576 gene encoding uncharacterized protein LOC130505576; protein product: MPNIANLDFEPLSVKGDNYLQWALDIEISLGAKGLEECIVEGNESSKKDNAKALMMIRHHIEESLKAQYLTVSNPYELWKELKSRYNHQKTVILPEAMYEWTHLRIQDFKSVNEYNSALFRIVSKMRLCGEKITDKQLLEKTYQTMSSSNMLLQQQYRQKGFKTYSALIACLLLAEQNNELLMKNNDLRPPGTKPVPDAHHASKEGKNNSEANHVQYDQRGRGSSFGRGRGRGGQWRGRGRGGYGRGRYNPYERPNQSSNGRGRGRGNGSTTRPQNTGNSVCHRCGVSNHWAKNCRTPKHLVDLYQESIKGKNPEAHMVYKDGEDDFDHDKDDLMEYETSDILKNDQVD